TTCCGTAAAAACACAAAATTATAAGACTTGCTTTCATCGTATAAAACTCCGAAGTGATTCCAATAACGTACTCAAATTGTTAAAGTAAAATTTGAGTTGAATAATTATATATCTTTGTTTGGCGCTCAGGGCGGTTTAATAATGGTAAAAATCATACTTCTTTTCATGATATTTAATTTCGGAATAATTCCGCCATATTTTGCGACCCAGAAAGTCAACGAAAATCTATCACAAATGAGCATAAATAAAGAAGGTGTTTATGATGCTTATTTATGGACCTCTTTTTTTAATGAGAAAAGCAATGATTATTTGATAGCCTTGCTGGAGAAGTGGAATATCAAAAAGGTCTTTCTTTCCGTAAATTCTACAATGGATTTGTCAAAACTTAAATCTTTTCAAACCTTAGCTTCCGAAAAAGGAATACAGGTAGATTTCCTCGTTGGTGAAAATTCTTACGCGGAAGAAACGGATGGCTTTGTGCATCTGGAAAAAGTGATGTTGACGGGTAAAAATTTGGGTTTTAAAGGAATTCATCTGGATATCGAGCCACATACTTTCGATGATTATGAGGATCAAACAGCCAAATATTCCGAAATACAGGTGAATCTTTTTAGGGAAGCTAAAAAATGGTGCGACGCGCATGGAATGGATTTAAGCGTAAGTGTTCCCATGTATCTTCCTATAAAAGTGGCCCGGACGCTGGGCAGAAATAATATCACGACTCATATTATGGCCTATGGCAATTCGAGCCTCGACTTTAAATTAGAACAGACACAAAAAATGCGGAAAATCTTAAAGAAGAATGATCGCTGGGCCTTTGAGATTGAAGATTTTTCCGATTATGAAAGCTTAAAGGAAACCGAAAATGAATTAATTAAAAGAGGGATTACCGAATTTACTTACCATGATGTAGCGCAGATGGACGGTTTTAAAAAATAATAAAATATTTTTCTCCGTCTACAAATGGTCGACCCTTAATTTCATAACATAAAAAAGCGGAAAAAATCAAAGATTTTTTCCGCCTCAGAACCCAAAATTAAATAAACTATGAAAAAAACTATTTGGGTTCTAAAATGCTGATCGGAATAATACATTCCTCCAAAGAAATGCCACCATGCTGATAGGTTTCCTTATAATAATTTACAAAATGATTGTAATTTTTCGGGTAAGCTAAAAAGATATTATTCTTCGCGAAAATATATTTCGAACTAAGATTTCCTTTCGGTAAAAATAATTTCTCCGGATTAGAAATCGCCCATACATCATTGTTTTCGTAAGTTAAACTTCTTCCTGTTTTGTACCGAATGTTCGTTGATGTTTCTCGGTCTCCCACAACTTTACTCGGTTTTTTCACATAGATCGTTCCGTGATCTGTCGTAATTACCAATTTAAATCCGTTTTCTGCAGCCTGTTTAATGATCTTTAATAAAGATGAATTTTCAAACCAGGTGTACGTTAAAGATCGGAATGTTTTATCATCTCTGATCAGCTGATTAACAATGACATTGTCGGTCTTTGCATGAGAAAGAATATCGATGAAGTTATAGACTACTACCAATAGATCATTACTTTTGTGTTGATTAAAATCTTCTAAAACCTTACGTTCGAAATCGGCATTCAATATTTTCAGATATTTCATACTTTTTCCAGAAAGGCCCAGGCGTTTCATTTGATCTTCCAGAAACTCTCGTTCGTGTTCGTTTTTATTACCGTCTTCATTATCATTGATCCAATGCTGTGGAAATCTTTTTTCAATTTCTGAAGGCATCAAACCTGCAAAAAATGAATTACGTGCATATTGAGTGGCAGTCGGTAAAATACTGTAATAGTAATCTTCAGAAGTTTTATTATAAAACTTCGTGAACAAAGGCTCAATCACTTTCCACTGGTCGTATCGTAGATTATCAATCATCAATAAGAGCACTTTTTCCTTTTCAACTTCCGCCTTTATTTTGTCTTTAAATAAAGTGTGACTCATCATCGGTTTGTCGGCAGAAGTGAGCCAGTCTTCGTAATTGTTTTCTATGAATTTAGAAAACTGAATATTTGCTTCCTCTTTTTGTGACTGTAATAAATCTGAGAATTCATTATCAAAAACTTTATCAAATTTAATTTCCCAGTTCAGGATTTTCTTATAATATTCTGCCCATTCTTTATAAGTTTTCAGGTAAGAAAGTTCCATAGAAAGGTTTCGGAATTCCTGCTGATATTCTAAAATTGTTTTCTGCTCGACCAAAGTGTCTTCCTGTAGGTTTTTCTTCAAAGACAATAATATTTGATTGGGATTAACAGGTTTCAAGATGTAATCCGCAATCTGCGACCCGATCGCCTGCTCCATTATTAATTCCTCTTCATTTTTCGTCACCATTACAATCTTAATGGCCGAGTCGATGTTCTTAATCATCGGGATGGCTTCCAGACCAGAAATCCCCGGCATGTTTTCATCCAGCAAAGCCAGTTGAAAATTTTCTTTTTCTATCATTTCCAAGGCTTCGTTCACGTTATTCACGGGGGAAACTTCGTAACCTTTATTTTCTAAAAATACAATATGAGGCTTAAGTAAATCTACTTCATCATCAATCCAAATCAGTTTTGACATCCATTTATCGGTTTAGGGTTTTATAGAGCGCACTTAAATTTTACCGTTTTGTAGCGGTTGTTCTGCTCTTATAGTGATGTCAAAAATACAACGAAAAACTGCCAACTTTTCTTTAAAATGGAGTTAAAGTTCCGTTAAATTTAAATGGAATGAATAAACTTTCCTTCGCATCCTTAACCTGATATTAATGTCAACCTTAAAACAAAAACGTAAATTTGTACCATTCAAGTTTTGACGATGACCAACAAGTTTAAAATTATCAACGACCCCGTTCACGGATTTATCAATATTCCGCATGAAATTCTTTTTGATGTTATTGAACATCCCTATTTTCAAAGGTTACGGCGGATTTCACAAACCGGTTTGCTGAATTTAATTTTCCCGGGAGCGACACATACAAGATTCCATCATGCTTTAGGCGCAATGCATTTAATGTTTACTGCGTTGGAAACCTTAAAATTAAAAGGTGTAGCGATTTCTAAAGATGAAGAGAAGGCCGCCATGCTCGCAATTTTGCTGCACGATGTTGGACATGGCCCATTTTCTCATGCTTTAGAAAATATGTTAATGGATGATTGGCACCACGAAAAACTTTCATTGCTGCTGATGAATAAAATGAATGAGGAGTTTAATGGTGAATTGTCGGTTGCCATAGAAATGTTTCAGGGAAAATACCACCGAAAATTCTTTAATCAGTTAATTTCCTCTCAGCTTGATGTTGACCGTTTGGATTATTTAAAACGCGACAGTTTTTATACCGGCGTTGTAGAAGGGAATGTAAATACCCAGCGAATCATTTCGATGATGAACGTTGCAAAAGATGAATTGGTCATTGATGCAAAAGGAATCTATTCCATCGAAAATTTCCTTACCGCAAGAATGTTTATGTATTGGCAGGTCTACTTTCATAAAACCGCAGCAATTGCTGAATTTCTCTTGGTTAAAATTTTAGCACGTGCGAAATTCCTGGTTTCTACGGGGGAAATACTTCCTGCCTCCGAGAATCTGTCCTATTTTTTATATAGGAACGAATTCGAAAAAGCAACTCAGGAAGACATTAACCGATTTACGGAACTAGACGATAATGATATCATTCAGGCAATTAAATTTTGGGCAAAAAATGATGACATCATTCTTTCTTATTTTTGCAAATGTATCATTCAAAGAAAGTTCCCCAAAACAATCATTTCTTCAAAACCCGTTGATAACGAATTTATTAACGATAAGATACAGAAGACAGAAGAGAAATTCGGTAAGGGTAGTGGCGCAGAACTGGTCGATCAAATTTCCCGTGATCTGCTTCCTTACAACAGTGAAGAGCAGCCGATTTACCTTTTGCAGAAAAACGGGGATATCGTGTCGCTGGACCACTCTGAAAACCAGATCCTTTCCTCCTTCATCAATCAGTTGAATACCAAGTATATCTTATCTTTTCCACGGGAAATTTAAGAAGATTTTTCTCGGTTAAATGATTTGGCATATTTGGGAATTTGTTATCTTTGCAAGATATGGAGTTTACCGCATCGCAGATTGCAAATTTTATTAACGGACGAATTATAGGAGATGAGCAAGCCATCATCAATGGCGTGTCACCCATTGAAAGTGGGGAAGAAAATCACCTTTCATTCGTTGCTCAGGAACGGTTTGTCAATTATATTCAAGATTCAAAGTGTTCCGTGATTATTGTCTCAGAAAAGCTTTTAACCAAAGATAACTATCGTCCCACGATTATTGTGGTAGAAGATGCTTACCTTTCTTTTCAGGTTTTAATGAATCTCTACCAAGAGATGCAGGGCAGGAAATCTGGCATTGAAGAAGGCGCAGTATTTCATGAGTCGGCGACCGTTGGAGAAAATGTATATGTTGGAGCTTTTACCTGTGTTTCCGAAAAGGTAAAAATTGGTGATGGCTCTCAAATCTATCCTCAAGTTTTTATAGGTAAAAATGTGAAAATTGGTAAAAATTGTGTGCTGTATAGTGGCGTAAGAATTTACGATTACTGTATTATTGGCGACAATTGCATTATTCACTCCAATACGGTGATCGGTTCCGATGGTTTCGGATTTCAACCCACAAAAGATGGTTATCAAAAAATTCCTCAGTTAGGGAACGTGGTGCTTGAAGATCATGTAGAAATTGGATCTAACTGCAGTATTGACCGCGGAACAATTGGTTCAACTGTCATAGGTAAAGGTACCAAAATCGATAATTTAATCCAGATTGCCCATAACGTAAAAATTGGTCAGAACAACGTAATTGCCGCGCAGGCAGGAATTGCAGGTTCTACAGTAATTGGTGACTGGAATCAAATCGGTGGTCAAGTCGGCATCGTAGGTCATATTCAGATCGGAAATCAAGTCAAAATACAGGCACAGAGTGGTGTGAATTCCAGCACCAAAGACGGGGAAATTCTGTACGGTTCACCAGCGATCAACGCCGGAGAATACCGACGTAATTATGTGCATTTCCGAAATTTCAGCGATATTATAAAACGAATAAATAATCTTGAGATAAACTCAAAAGATAAAACTAATGAGTGATAAACAAAAAACACTAAAGGAAGAAATTTCTCTTTCGGGGATCGGTCTTCATACAGGTAGAGAGGTAACTCTGACCATGAAACCGGCCAAAGAAAATACGGGCTTCGTCTTTGTAAGAACCGATTTGGAGGGTAACCCACATATTGAGGCAGATGTTAATTATGTGACCACTACCGAAAGGGGCACTACTTTAGAAAAACTCGGTGTACGCATCCACACTTGTGAGCATTTACTTGCCGCCTTGGTTGGTTGTGATATTGATAATGCCATACTTGAAATGGACAGTGCAGAGCCGCCAATTTTAGACGGTTCTTCAAAATTCTTTGTAGAGGCAATCGAAAAAGCAGGTATCGAAGAGCAAAGTGCAGTTCGTGAATATTTGGTGATTAAAGAGGTGTTGTCTTATAGTGATCCCGTAACAGGTTCAGAAATAACCATCATTCCTTCAGAAACTTATGAAGTGACGACCATGGTCGATTTTGGAACTAAAGTTTTGGGGACTCAAAATGCTACTTTAAAAGATATTTCGGAATTTAAAGAAGAATTTTCCGCCGCGCGTACCTTCAGCTTCCTACATGAACTGGAAATGTTGTTAGATGCCGGTTTAATAAAAGGTGGCGATATGTCAAATGCCATCGTTTATGTTGATAAGGAATTAACGCCTGAAACCGCAGATAAACTGAAAAAAGCTTTTGGGAAAGATGAAGTTTCTATTCGCCCGAACGGAATTTTAGATAATCTTACTTTAAATTATCCCAATGAAGCGGCACGTCACAAACTGCTCGACGTTATCGGAGATTTAGCTTTGGTAGGCGTGAAAATAAAAGGTAAAATTATCGCCAATAAACCGGGCCATTTCATAAATACCCAATTTGCAAAGAAACTGAACAGACAGTGGAAACTGCAGAAGAAAAAAAACGTACCCGATATTGATATTTATAAGGAACCGGTTTATGACATCAACGGAATTATGCGTTTGATGCCACATCGTCCACCATTTTTATTGATTGATAAAATATTAGAACTCTCTGAAACCCATGTAGTCGGACTAAAAAATGTGACAATGAACGAACCGTTTTTTGTTGGACATTTTCCGAAAGAACCCGTGATGCCCGGTGTTTTACAGGTTGAAGCATTAGCACAAACCGGTGGAATTCTTGTGTTAGCAAGTGTTCCGGATCCGGAGAATTATTCTACTTACTTTATCAAAATGGATAAAGTGAAATTTAAGAAAAAAGTGGTGCCGGGTGATACCATGGTTTTCAAAATAGAACTTATTTCACCCATTAGAAGAGGAATCGTTCACATGCAGGGTTACGGCTATGTTGGCGACAGCGTTGTGGTCGAAGCAGAACTCATGGCACAAGTGGCAAAAAACAAAGCTGATTAAATGATTCATCAACTAGCTGCCGTAGACAAACGTGCGAAAATAGGAAAAAGCGTTACTGTAGAACCATTTACAACCATTGCCGGTGACGTAGAAATCGGCGAAGGAACCTGGATTGGTTCAAATGTGACGATTATGGATGGAGCCAGAATTGGTAACAATTGTCGAATTTTTCCCGGGACCGTTATTTCGGCTATCCCACAGGATTTGAAGTTTGACGGGGAAGTAACTCAAGTCATTATCGGTGACAGAACTACGCTTAGAGAGTGCGTCACGATTAATCGCGGAACTAAAGCCCTGGGTTTTACAAAGATTGGAAATGACTGTCTGATCATGGCAACTTCTCATGTTGCACATGACTGCGTTCTCGGGAATGGCGTTATTATCGCAAATGGATGCGGCATCGCGGGTCATGTAGAAATCGGCGATTTCGTAGTGATGGGTGGCCTTTCTGCTATTCAGCAATTCGGTAAAATCGGTAAACATGCCATGATTTCCGGAGGCTCTTTAATAAGGAAAGATGTTCCACCTTATGTAAAAGTAGGTCGGGATCCTATTTCTTATGCCGGAATTAATTCCGTAGGATTAAGACGCCGAGGATTTTCAAATGATAAAATTTTTGAAATTCAAAAAATCTACCGCGCTATTTTTCAGATGAAGATGAATGTTTCCCAAGCATCAAGTTATGTGGAAAAAGAAATGTTACCGACTGCAGAACGCGATGAAATTTTAGAATTCATCAAAAATTCGCCGAGCGGAATTGTCAAAGGTTACGGAACAGGAAGAGAATAATTAACAAAAACAATAACCGGTTAGACTTCTAACCTTCAAATTAATATAATTTTTAAATGGCTACAAGCAACGATATTAAAAAAGGAATGTGTATTGAATATAGCAATGATATTTTTAAAGTCATTGATTTTTTGCACGTTAAACCAGGTAAAGGTCCCGCTTTCGTTAGAACTAAAATGAAGTCGGTGACCAACGGTAAAGTATTGGACAATACTTTTTCTGCAGGTCACAAAATTGACGAGGTTAAAGTCACTACAAGAAAATTTCAATATTTATATGAAGATGATAACGGATATCACTTTATGAATAATGATGATTTTTCTCAAATTTATCTTGATAAAGAAATGATCGAAAACGCTCAGTTTATGAAAGCGGGCGAAGAAGTAACCATTATTTTGAAAGAAAGTGATGAATCTCCTTTATCCGCAGAAATTCCACCGACGGTTTACCTTGATGTGATCGAAGCTGATCCGGGCGTAAAAGGAAATACCGCGACCAACGCACTGAAAAACGCAATCGTTGAAACCGGAGCTCGCGTCATGGTGCCTTTGTTCATCGAAGCTGGTGACAAAATTAAAGTAAATACCGAAGACGGTTCTTACTTAGAAAGAGTAAAATAATTTAGCACCCTATATTGATGACTTTTACAAAACCGCAAACCCTCAAATCAATCTCAGAACTTATT
This DNA window, taken from Kaistella carnis, encodes the following:
- the porX gene encoding T9SS response regulator signal transducer PorX, which codes for MSKLIWIDDEVDLLKPHIVFLENKGYEVSPVNNVNEALEMIEKENFQLALLDENMPGISGLEAIPMIKNIDSAIKIVMVTKNEEELIMEQAIGSQIADYILKPVNPNQILLSLKKNLQEDTLVEQKTILEYQQEFRNLSMELSYLKTYKEWAEYYKKILNWEIKFDKVFDNEFSDLLQSQKEEANIQFSKFIENNYEDWLTSADKPMMSHTLFKDKIKAEVEKEKVLLLMIDNLRYDQWKVIEPLFTKFYNKTSEDYYYSILPTATQYARNSFFAGLMPSEIEKRFPQHWINDNEDGNKNEHEREFLEDQMKRLGLSGKSMKYLKILNADFERKVLEDFNQHKSNDLLVVVYNFIDILSHAKTDNVIVNQLIRDDKTFRSLTYTWFENSSLLKIIKQAAENGFKLVITTDHGTIYVKKPSKVVGDRETSTNIRYKTGRSLTYENNDVWAISNPEKLFLPKGNLSSKYIFAKNNIFLAYPKNYNHFVNYYKETYQHGGISLEECIIPISILEPK
- the lpxA gene encoding acyl-ACP--UDP-N-acetylglucosamine O-acyltransferase, with protein sequence MIHQLAAVDKRAKIGKSVTVEPFTTIAGDVEIGEGTWIGSNVTIMDGARIGNNCRIFPGTVISAIPQDLKFDGEVTQVIIGDRTTLRECVTINRGTKALGFTKIGNDCLIMATSHVAHDCVLGNGVIIANGCGIAGHVEIGDFVVMGGLSAIQQFGKIGKHAMISGGSLIRKDVPPYVKVGRDPISYAGINSVGLRRRGFSNDKIFEIQKIYRAIFQMKMNVSQASSYVEKEMLPTAERDEILEFIKNSPSGIVKGYGTGRE
- a CDS encoding bifunctional UDP-3-O-[3-hydroxymyristoyl] N-acetylglucosamine deacetylase/3-hydroxyacyl-ACP dehydratase, with product MSDKQKTLKEEISLSGIGLHTGREVTLTMKPAKENTGFVFVRTDLEGNPHIEADVNYVTTTERGTTLEKLGVRIHTCEHLLAALVGCDIDNAILEMDSAEPPILDGSSKFFVEAIEKAGIEEQSAVREYLVIKEVLSYSDPVTGSEITIIPSETYEVTTMVDFGTKVLGTQNATLKDISEFKEEFSAARTFSFLHELEMLLDAGLIKGGDMSNAIVYVDKELTPETADKLKKAFGKDEVSIRPNGILDNLTLNYPNEAARHKLLDVIGDLALVGVKIKGKIIANKPGHFINTQFAKKLNRQWKLQKKKNVPDIDIYKEPVYDINGIMRLMPHRPPFLLIDKILELSETHVVGLKNVTMNEPFFVGHFPKEPVMPGVLQVEALAQTGGILVLASVPDPENYSTYFIKMDKVKFKKKVVPGDTMVFKIELISPIRRGIVHMQGYGYVGDSVVVEAELMAQVAKNKAD
- the lpxD gene encoding UDP-3-O-(3-hydroxymyristoyl)glucosamine N-acyltransferase; translated protein: MEFTASQIANFINGRIIGDEQAIINGVSPIESGEENHLSFVAQERFVNYIQDSKCSVIIVSEKLLTKDNYRPTIIVVEDAYLSFQVLMNLYQEMQGRKSGIEEGAVFHESATVGENVYVGAFTCVSEKVKIGDGSQIYPQVFIGKNVKIGKNCVLYSGVRIYDYCIIGDNCIIHSNTVIGSDGFGFQPTKDGYQKIPQLGNVVLEDHVEIGSNCSIDRGTIGSTVIGKGTKIDNLIQIAHNVKIGQNNVIAAQAGIAGSTVIGDWNQIGGQVGIVGHIQIGNQVKIQAQSGVNSSTKDGEILYGSPAINAGEYRRNYVHFRNFSDIIKRINNLEINSKDKTNE
- a CDS encoding HD domain-containing protein, with translation MTNKFKIINDPVHGFINIPHEILFDVIEHPYFQRLRRISQTGLLNLIFPGATHTRFHHALGAMHLMFTALETLKLKGVAISKDEEKAAMLAILLHDVGHGPFSHALENMLMDDWHHEKLSLLLMNKMNEEFNGELSVAIEMFQGKYHRKFFNQLISSQLDVDRLDYLKRDSFYTGVVEGNVNTQRIISMMNVAKDELVIDAKGIYSIENFLTARMFMYWQVYFHKTAAIAEFLLVKILARAKFLVSTGEILPASENLSYFLYRNEFEKATQEDINRFTELDDNDIIQAIKFWAKNDDIILSYFCKCIIQRKFPKTIISSKPVDNEFINDKIQKTEEKFGKGSGAELVDQISRDLLPYNSEEQPIYLLQKNGDIVSLDHSENQILSSFINQLNTKYILSFPREI
- the efp gene encoding elongation factor P produces the protein MATSNDIKKGMCIEYSNDIFKVIDFLHVKPGKGPAFVRTKMKSVTNGKVLDNTFSAGHKIDEVKVTTRKFQYLYEDDNGYHFMNNDDFSQIYLDKEMIENAQFMKAGEEVTIILKESDESPLSAEIPPTVYLDVIEADPGVKGNTATNALKNAIVETGARVMVPLFIEAGDKIKVNTEDGSYLERVK